One genomic window of Coffea eugenioides isolate CCC68of chromosome 1, Ceug_1.0, whole genome shotgun sequence includes the following:
- the LOC113768903 gene encoding uncharacterized protein LOC113768903: protein MAEANISWSLGPGLVDFWLDTWCERGPLQSLVPAESDRPHFLVAEFLGRDGWNKDRLLQWLPRHLVEMVVEVPFDLEGQDQIMWSPSSSAGFLLSSAWESCRRRQGTFPMHGMVWNRGVLLKMSLFSWRLLRSFVPVDSVIRQRGIPLVSRCSCCLDHEESILHLFANGPVATEVWGHFGGRFGIGRRPIEGLESLWKKWAASLPRLPVYHIRCILPVLIWWFLWKGRNKARYEGQTFSAQRVSWEVDNFIQDMGRAGRLRKAQFYGDMEDTWARLAGSVARQRRPTVVSWHRPPLHMSKLNTDASVINGRATGGGVLRDSNGRLIFAFYKEFGEKGVLGAEALALQEGLRECVTRGVQGVLVEVDSAALVSLVNSSALGRWAHCNILRRIRRLLRQVVGTVTHIFREANMVADRLAAMQGWPSTVFESARQLPRDVRGCLVMDAREFPSFRLVPG, encoded by the coding sequence ATGGCGGAGGCGAATATTTCGTGGAGCCTTGGCCCAGGTCTGGTAGATTTCTGGTTGGATACCTGGTGTGAGCGGGGACCTCTTCAGTCTTTGGTGCCAGCAGAGAGTGACCGTCCTCATTTCTTGGTGGCAGAGTTTTTGGGACGGGACGGGTGGAACAAGGACCGGCTCCTGCAGTGGCTGCCGCGGCATCTTGTGGAGATGGTAGTTGAAGTACCCTTTGACCTGGAGGGTCAGGATCAAATCATGTGGTCTCCATCGTCGTCGGCGGGGTTCTTACTAAGCTCGGCTTGGGAGAGCTGTCGAAGGCGCCAAGGTACATTCCCCATGCACGGGATGGTGTGGAATAGGGGTGTACTGTTGAAGATGTCTCTGTTCTCTTGGCGTCTGTTGAGAAGCTTTGTACCGGTGGATTCGGTTATCCGCCAGCGAGGGATACCTTTGGTCTCTCGCTGCTCGTGTTGTCTTGACCATGAAGAATCGATACTACACCTCTTTGCCAATGGCCCTGTGGCAACGGAGGTTTGGGGACACTTTGGGGGCAGGTTTGGGATAGGTCGGCGACCAATTGAGGGGTTGGAGAGTCTGTGGAAGAAATGGGCGGCATCACTTCCACGGTTGCCGGTCTATCATATCAGGTGTATCCTCCCGGTTCTGATATGGTGGTTCCTCTGGAAGGGACGAAACAAGGCACGTTACGAAGGTCAGACATTCTCTGCGCAGCGAGTTAGTTGGGAGGTGGACAACTTCATACAGGATATGGGCCGTGCGGGGAGGCTGAGGAAGGCGCAGTTCTATGGTGACATGGAGGACACTTGGGCAAGGCTGGCTGGTTCGGTCGCTCGTCAACGGCGGCCAACAGTGGTTTCCTGGCACAGGCCCCCACTCCATATGAGCAAATTAAACACAGACGCCAGCGTGATCAATGGCAGGGCGACTGGAGGAGGAGTTTTGCGTGACTCGAATGGTAGGCTCATTTTCGCGTTTTACAAGGAGTTTGGGGAGAAGGGGGTACTGGGGGCTGAGGCGTTGGCGCTTCAGGAAGGGTTGCGGGAATGTGTGACACGGGGGGTTCAGGGGGTATTGGTGGAAGTAGACTCGGCGGCTCTGGTATCGCTTGTCAATTCGTCGGCGTTGGGAAGATGGGCACATTGCAATATACTGCGTCGGATTCGTCGTCTGCTGAGGCAGGTGGTTGGGACGGTTACACACATTTTCAGAGAGGCAAACATGGTGGCAGACAGGTTAGCGGCCATGCAAGGCTGGCCAAGTACGGTTTTTGAGTCAGCTCGGCAGTTGCCGAGGGACGTTCGCGGGTGTCTAGTCATGGATGCTAGGGAATTCCCGTCCTTTAGATTAGTACCCGGGTAG